In a single window of the Natronosalvus caseinilyticus genome:
- a CDS encoding signal recognition particle protein Srp54: MVLDDLGSSLRGTLDKLRGKSRISEEDVEEVVKEIQRSLLSADVDVSLVMELSDNIKTRALEEEPPAGTPARDFVLRIVYEELVDLIGESTDLPLEEQTILLAGLQGSGKTTTSAKMAWWFSTKGLRPAVIQTDTFRPGAYEQAKEMCRRAEVDFYGDPDGDNPVQIARDGLEATSEADVHIVDTAGRHALEDDLIDEIEDIEDVVDPDVGLLVLDAAIGQGAKDQAQQFDESVGIDGVVITKLDGTAKGGGALTAVDQTDSSIAFLGTGEEVQDIERFEPNGFISRLLGMGDLAQLAERVERAMEHTGEEEDDWDPEDMLQGQFTLNDMQKQMEAMNNMGPLDQVLDMIPGFGGGIKDQLPDDAMDVTQDRMRTFEVIMDSMTDAEKEYPRAIGADQIRRIARGSGTSEESVRELLQQFKMMERTLKQFQGMGSDKEMQRMMQQMQQQGGGGMGGMGGGGPF; encoded by the coding sequence ATGGTACTCGACGATCTCGGAAGTTCCCTCCGAGGCACCCTCGACAAACTCCGCGGCAAGTCGCGCATCTCCGAGGAGGACGTCGAGGAGGTCGTCAAGGAGATTCAGCGGTCGCTGCTGTCGGCCGACGTCGACGTCTCCCTGGTGATGGAGCTCTCGGACAACATCAAGACCCGCGCGCTCGAGGAGGAGCCACCCGCGGGGACGCCCGCTCGCGACTTCGTCCTCCGCATCGTCTACGAGGAACTGGTCGATCTCATCGGCGAGTCGACCGACCTCCCGCTCGAGGAACAGACCATCCTGCTGGCCGGTCTCCAGGGGTCGGGGAAGACGACCACGTCCGCGAAGATGGCGTGGTGGTTCTCGACGAAGGGGCTCCGGCCCGCCGTGATCCAGACCGACACGTTCCGGCCCGGTGCCTACGAGCAGGCCAAAGAGATGTGCCGGCGCGCGGAAGTCGACTTCTACGGCGACCCGGACGGCGACAACCCGGTCCAGATCGCCCGCGACGGCCTCGAGGCGACGAGCGAGGCCGACGTCCACATCGTCGACACGGCGGGTCGCCACGCGCTCGAAGACGATCTGATCGACGAGATCGAGGACATCGAGGACGTGGTCGACCCCGACGTCGGCCTGCTGGTGCTCGACGCGGCGATCGGTCAGGGCGCGAAAGACCAGGCCCAGCAGTTCGACGAGTCCGTGGGCATCGATGGCGTCGTCATCACCAAACTCGACGGGACGGCGAAGGGTGGTGGCGCGCTGACGGCGGTCGATCAGACCGACTCCTCCATCGCTTTCCTCGGGACTGGCGAGGAGGTCCAGGACATCGAACGCTTCGAGCCCAACGGGTTCATCTCCCGACTGCTGGGGATGGGCGACCTCGCCCAGCTCGCCGAGCGCGTCGAGCGCGCGATGGAGCACACCGGCGAGGAGGAAGACGACTGGGACCCCGAGGACATGCTCCAGGGGCAGTTCACCCTCAACGACATGCAAAAGCAGATGGAGGCGATGAACAACATGGGCCCCCTCGATCAGGTGCTGGACATGATTCCCGGCTTCGGCGGCGGGATCAAGGACCAGTTGCCCGACGACGCGATGGACGTCACCCAGGACCGAATGCGGACCTTCGAGGTCATCATGGATTCGATGACCGACGCCGAGAAGGAGTATCCGCGGGCGATTGGGGCTGACCAGATTCGCCGGATCGCTCGTGGTTCCGGGACCTCGGAGGAGAGCGTTCGGGAACTCCTCCAGCAGTTCAAGATGATGGAACGCACCCTCAAACAGTTCCAGGGAATGGGCTCAGATAAGGAGATGCAGCGGATGATGCAGCAGATGCAACAGCAAGGCGGCGGTGGCATGGGCGGAATGGGTGGCGGCGGCCCGTTCTGA
- the mdh gene encoding malate dehydrogenase yields the protein MTKVSVVGAAGTVGAAAGYNIALRGVTDELIFVDIPDKEDDTIGQAADVNHGAAYDSNTVVRQGSYEDTAGSDVVVITAGIPRQPGQTRIDLAGDNAPIMEDIGSSLAEHNDDFVTITTSNPVDLLNRHLYETGDRSREQVIGFGGRLDSARFRYVLSQRYDVPVQNVEATILGEHGDAQVPVFSKVRVDGEDRSFSDDEKKEILNELQTSAMNVIEKKGATEWGPATGVAHMVEAVLRDTGEVLPASVVLEGEFGHEDTAFGVPAKLGSNGVEEIVEWDLSAYEREQLGEAAEKLTDQYEKIA from the coding sequence ATGACAAAAGTGAGCGTGGTCGGCGCGGCCGGTACCGTCGGGGCCGCGGCGGGCTACAACATCGCATTGCGCGGAGTCACTGACGAACTCATCTTCGTCGACATTCCGGACAAGGAAGACGACACGATCGGCCAGGCGGCCGACGTCAATCACGGCGCCGCCTACGACTCGAACACGGTCGTCCGCCAGGGTAGTTACGAGGACACCGCAGGGTCGGACGTCGTCGTCATCACGGCCGGCATTCCGCGCCAGCCGGGCCAGACCCGAATCGACCTCGCGGGGGACAACGCCCCGATCATGGAGGACATCGGCTCCTCGCTCGCCGAGCACAACGACGACTTCGTGACGATCACCACCTCGAACCCGGTCGACCTGCTGAACCGGCACCTCTACGAGACGGGTGATCGAAGTCGGGAACAGGTGATCGGCTTCGGCGGCCGCCTCGACTCCGCCCGGTTCCGGTACGTCCTCTCCCAGCGCTACGACGTCCCCGTCCAGAACGTCGAGGCGACGATTCTCGGCGAACACGGCGACGCGCAGGTTCCCGTGTTCTCGAAAGTGCGCGTCGACGGCGAGGATCGCTCGTTCTCGGACGACGAAAAGAAGGAGATCCTGAACGAACTCCAGACCTCCGCGATGAACGTCATCGAGAAGAAAGGCGCCACCGAGTGGGGCCCCGCCACCGGCGTCGCCCACATGGTCGAGGCCGTCCTCCGTGACACCGGCGAAGTGCTGCCCGCCAGCGTCGTCCTCGAGGGCGAGTTCGGCCACGAAGACACCGCCTTCGGCGTCCCCGCGAAGCTCGGCTCGAACGGCGTCGAGGAGATCGTCGAGTGGGACCTCTCGGCCTACGAGCGCGAACAGCTGGGCGAGGCCGCCGAGAAGCTTACCGATCAGTACGAGAAAATCGCCTGA
- a CDS encoding Sjogren's syndrome/scleroderma autoantigen 1 family protein, whose amino-acid sequence MSDFDKEAEREKLRKKYERDEADREATQRMSDLLLKGATMTNTHCDVCGDPLFRYQGTTFCPSCHGGPEGVEASVDDGASDASRATEAGSTQETRADDRPSSEVPAGEAEAANDPEHAASSAGAGDADADRSTATPETRATSSTVSEEPEHEIPREAPDTPGAVDAPETHGTAEPSRAPSTVPSSGSSSGSGVDVGSDLEAGTDALVTALERFSRAAAEADDPRYAKACLEAAHEAAETLSVLRE is encoded by the coding sequence ATGAGCGACTTCGACAAGGAAGCCGAACGCGAGAAGCTTCGAAAGAAGTACGAGCGCGACGAGGCTGACCGCGAGGCGACCCAGCGGATGAGCGACCTTCTGCTCAAGGGGGCGACGATGACCAACACCCACTGCGACGTCTGCGGTGACCCCCTCTTTCGCTACCAGGGGACGACATTCTGCCCGAGCTGTCACGGCGGGCCGGAGGGCGTCGAGGCGTCGGTCGACGACGGTGCCAGCGATGCGAGCCGAGCCACGGAAGCGGGGTCGACCCAGGAGACGCGAGCGGACGACCGACCGTCGAGCGAAGTACCTGCCGGGGAGGCGGAAGCCGCGAACGACCCCGAGCATGCGGCCTCGAGCGCCGGTGCCGGCGACGCCGACGCGGATCGATCGACGGCGACGCCCGAAACTCGCGCCACGTCCAGTACGGTGAGCGAGGAGCCAGAACACGAGATCCCTCGAGAGGCGCCCGACACCCCCGGAGCCGTCGATGCGCCCGAAACCCATGGAACCGCCGAACCCAGTCGAGCACCGTCGACCGTCCCATCGAGCGGTTCCAGCTCCGGATCGGGTGTCGACGTCGGCAGCGACCTCGAGGCTGGAACGGACGCCCTCGTAACTGCGCTCGAGCGATTCTCGCGGGCAGCCGCTGAGGCCGACGACCCACGGTACGCGAAGGCGTGCCTCGAGGCGGCCCACGAGGCGGCGGAAACGCTGTCGGTGCTTCGCGAGTAG
- a CDS encoding glycerophosphodiester phosphodiesterase codes for MPEPAVISHRGFAGVAPENTIEAARVASEHPSTDMIEIDVQPAACGTPVVIHDDRLEGTRDGRPLTDSEGIVWETSLEDLSNARILGTDETVPTLEAFLTAVGPGVGVNVELKNPGTPSIRPAESLSRSARAERRAIWEPFVERVVEVCDGFDGEVLFSSFCAGALAAIRNVAPEYSIGTLVEDDLETSLEIAREYDCEAIHPPRNAIVGTALSTESSAGVSEAPTVDLLEVARDEGRTVNVWTVDTWIQFDQLRSAGVDGIIVNYPGLDSW; via the coding sequence ATGCCCGAGCCAGCGGTCATTTCCCACCGCGGATTCGCCGGCGTCGCCCCCGAGAACACGATCGAGGCGGCTCGAGTCGCCAGCGAGCACCCCTCGACGGACATGATCGAGATCGACGTCCAGCCCGCTGCCTGCGGAACGCCGGTCGTGATTCACGACGATCGACTCGAGGGGACCCGCGACGGGCGTCCGCTCACCGATTCCGAGGGGATAGTGTGGGAGACTAGCCTCGAGGACCTCTCGAACGCCCGGATCCTGGGGACAGACGAGACGGTCCCGACGCTCGAGGCGTTCCTCACGGCCGTCGGCCCCGGCGTCGGCGTCAACGTCGAACTCAAGAATCCGGGGACGCCGTCGATCCGTCCGGCGGAGTCGCTGTCGCGGAGTGCGCGCGCCGAACGCCGAGCGATCTGGGAACCGTTCGTCGAGCGCGTCGTCGAGGTCTGTGACGGCTTCGACGGCGAGGTGCTCTTCTCGTCGTTCTGTGCCGGCGCGCTCGCGGCCATCCGGAACGTGGCACCCGAGTATTCCATCGGAACGCTCGTCGAAGACGACCTCGAGACGAGCCTCGAAATCGCCCGCGAGTACGACTGTGAGGCGATCCATCCGCCGCGAAACGCGATTGTCGGGACGGCGCTGTCGACGGAATCGTCCGCCGGCGTCTCGGAAGCGCCGACGGTCGACCTGCTCGAGGTCGCTCGCGACGAGGGGCGAACGGTCAACGTCTGGACGGTCGACACCTGGATCCAGTTCGATCAGTTGCGATCGGCCGGCGTCGACGGGATCATCGTGAACTATCCGGGTCTCGACTCGTGGTGA
- a CDS encoding redoxin domain-containing protein, whose product MVDFDVVDLGPADHPETGTTVPDFTRPLVSSEFWEDRSLSALAAEEDGNDLVLVFTPMIGSFVAQYVWTELAEREWGERAHVVGVSAANPYGIAGFLEERDLPFEIVADPGNDVAEDYGIAHDLDGMTGLSEPRVAFFAVDADLTVTGSWVATEWPEFPDYDALEETLGLE is encoded by the coding sequence GTGGTCGACTTCGACGTCGTCGACCTTGGGCCGGCCGATCATCCCGAAACGGGAACGACGGTGCCGGACTTCACCCGACCGCTCGTCTCGAGCGAGTTCTGGGAGGATCGGTCGCTATCGGCGTTAGCGGCCGAGGAGGACGGCAACGACCTCGTCCTGGTGTTCACCCCCATGATCGGCTCGTTCGTCGCCCAGTACGTCTGGACGGAACTCGCCGAGCGCGAGTGGGGCGAGCGCGCCCACGTCGTCGGCGTCTCCGCCGCGAACCCCTACGGCATCGCCGGCTTCCTCGAGGAGCGCGACCTGCCGTTCGAGATCGTCGCCGATCCGGGCAACGACGTCGCCGAAGACTACGGAATCGCTCACGATCTCGACGGGATGACCGGCCTCAGTGAGCCACGGGTTGCCTTCTTCGCCGTCGACGCCGACCTGACGGTGACGGGGTCGTGGGTCGCCACCGAGTGGCCGGAGTTCCCCGACTACGACGCGCTCGAGGAGACGCTGGGGCTCGAGTAG
- a CDS encoding glutaredoxin family protein, with amino-acid sequence MSAPADSPRTLYRLQGCPYCERVVSRLQTYGLEYRSRFVEPMHSRRNAVKREAGVRSVPVLVDEETGVTMAESANIVDYLDSVYGDGAGGTADAAGAAESRGDD; translated from the coding sequence ATGTCAGCACCGGCCGACTCGCCACGGACGCTGTACCGACTGCAAGGGTGTCCCTACTGCGAACGGGTCGTTTCCCGACTGCAAACGTACGGCCTCGAGTACCGATCGCGCTTCGTCGAACCGATGCACTCGCGACGAAACGCGGTCAAACGCGAGGCCGGGGTCCGGTCGGTTCCCGTCCTCGTCGACGAGGAAACTGGAGTCACGATGGCCGAGAGTGCGAACATCGTCGACTACCTGGATTCGGTTTACGGTGACGGCGCTGGGGGCACTGCAGACGCTGCAGGCGCTGCGGAAAGCCGGGGTGACGACTAG
- a CDS encoding hemolysin family protein, which produces MVYSLLEAVVFAYTVPGLGLEMDESIVTILGGITVILLIGLSAFFSSSEIAMFSLPKHRVEGMVEEGIPGAERVQALKSDPHRLLVTILVGNNVANIAMSSIATAVLSIHFGGLVGVLIATFGITAIVLLFGESAPKSYAVEHTETWSVRTAKPLKATEYLLYPLVVLFDYLTRQINRLTGSATGAIETPYVTRDEIQEMIESGEREGVLEEEEHEMLTRIFRFNNTIVKEVMTPRLDMTAVPREAGIDEAIETSIQSGHARIPVYEGSLDNVQGVVHIRDLVRDLNYGESTDLTMEDVIRPTLHVPESKNVDELLGEMRENRMHMAIVIDEFGTTEGLVTMEDMVEEIVGEILEGGEEEPVEEVDEDTVVVRGEVNIEEVNEALGIELPEGEEFETIAGFIFNRAGRLVEEGETIMYDEDGGVEITVEEVENTRIMKARLEKLGLEEDEEAVDGDGDEPGGDRDGDGDDENGSGYGDGNENENGDADSDESVAIEDE; this is translated from the coding sequence ATGGTGTATTCGCTGCTCGAAGCGGTCGTGTTCGCGTACACGGTCCCAGGACTGGGGCTGGAGATGGACGAATCGATCGTGACGATCCTCGGTGGGATCACCGTGATCTTGCTCATCGGCCTCTCTGCCTTCTTCTCTTCCTCGGAGATCGCGATGTTCTCCCTGCCGAAACACCGCGTCGAGGGGATGGTCGAGGAGGGCATTCCCGGCGCAGAGCGTGTCCAGGCGCTCAAATCGGACCCACATCGGTTGCTCGTGACGATTCTGGTCGGCAATAACGTGGCCAACATCGCCATGTCCTCTATCGCGACGGCCGTCCTGTCTATCCACTTCGGTGGCCTCGTGGGCGTGTTGATCGCGACCTTCGGCATCACCGCCATCGTCCTCCTGTTCGGCGAAAGCGCCCCAAAATCCTATGCCGTCGAGCACACTGAGACCTGGTCCGTTCGGACGGCGAAACCGCTCAAGGCAACCGAGTACCTGCTCTACCCGCTCGTCGTCCTCTTCGACTACCTCACCCGCCAGATCAACCGCCTGACCGGGTCGGCGACCGGCGCCATCGAGACGCCCTACGTTACCCGCGACGAAATCCAGGAGATGATCGAATCCGGCGAGCGCGAGGGCGTCCTCGAGGAGGAAGAACACGAGATGCTCACCCGCATCTTCCGGTTCAACAACACCATCGTCAAGGAGGTGATGACGCCCCGACTCGACATGACGGCCGTGCCGCGAGAGGCCGGCATCGACGAGGCCATCGAGACCAGCATCCAGAGCGGCCACGCCCGGATCCCGGTCTACGAGGGCAGCCTGGACAACGTCCAGGGCGTCGTCCACATCCGGGACCTCGTCCGGGATCTGAACTACGGCGAGTCGACGGATCTCACGATGGAGGACGTTATTCGCCCGACGCTGCACGTCCCGGAGTCGAAGAACGTCGACGAACTGCTGGGCGAGATGCGCGAAAACCGGATGCACATGGCCATCGTCATCGACGAGTTCGGCACCACCGAGGGGCTGGTGACGATGGAGGACATGGTCGAGGAAATCGTCGGCGAAATCCTCGAAGGCGGCGAGGAAGAGCCGGTCGAGGAGGTCGACGAGGACACCGTCGTCGTCCGCGGCGAGGTCAACATCGAGGAGGTCAACGAGGCTCTCGGCATCGAACTCCCGGAGGGCGAGGAGTTCGAGACCATCGCGGGGTTCATCTTCAACCGTGCCGGACGCCTGGTCGAGGAGGGCGAAACCATCATGTACGACGAGGACGGCGGTGTCGAGATCACCGTCGAAGAGGTCGAAAACACCCGGATCATGAAGGCTCGACTCGAGAAACTGGGCCTCGAGGAGGACGAGGAAGCGGTCGATGGAGACGGAGACGAGCCTGGGGGCGATCGAGATGGTGACGGCGACGATGAAAACGGGAGCGGTTACGGTGACGGAAACGAAAACGAGAACGGCGACGCGGATTCCGACGAGAGCGTGGCAATCGAAGACGAGTGA